The following proteins come from a genomic window of Salvia hispanica cultivar TCC Black 2014 chromosome 4, UniMelb_Shisp_WGS_1.0, whole genome shotgun sequence:
- the LOC125220013 gene encoding salt tolerance receptor-like cytoplasmic kinase 1 yields the protein MGLAKFIKRKLIRCHSPASVAVATPQKHSNPNLPLSPDEIQSLTPDFATVIGYGGFSTVYLAQFRRSPAAVKVYCSSHRLHEAFKQELRILLHLRHPNIVKLLAYADDLDHQPALIMEFVPNGTLHHKLHDPKTTPLTWPQRAAVAFQLASAIAYLHDACSPHVVHADIKPSNVLLDDDLNCKLCDFGSASVGFSAAVAPGKRRSSAVIMGSPGYTDPLYLRTGLVSKKNDVYSFGVVVLELITGIEAFCPATGERLAARAARNAAEMVDPRLRGGEVDMGEVGAMAALAAKCISETPGIRPSASEILTAMREAIPSLAFGFHKKLV from the coding sequence ATGGGCCTCGCCAAATTCATCAAACGCAAACTCATTCGATGCCACTCCCCCGCCTCCGTCGCCGTCGCCACTCCCCAAAAACACTCCAATCCCAACCTCCCCTTATCACCGGACGAAATCCAGTCACTCACGCCCGATTTCGCCACCGTCATCGGCTATGGCGGCTTCAGCACCGTCTACCTCGCCCAATTCCGCCGCTCCCCCGCCGCCGTCAAAGTCTACTGCTCCAGCCACCGCCTCCACGAGGCCTTCAAGCAGGAGCTCCGAATcctcctccacctccgccACCCAAACATCGTCAAACTCCTCGCCTACGCAGACGACCTCGATCACCAGCCCGCCCTAATCATGGAATTCGTCCCCAACGGCACCCTACACCACAAGCTCCACGATCCCAAAACCACTCCCCTCACGTGGCCCCAACGCGCCGCCGTGGCATTCCAGCTCGCCTCCGCGATCGCGTACCTCCACGACGCCTGCTCCCCTCACGTCGTCCACGCCGACATCAAGCCCTCCAACGTCCTCCTCGACGACGACCTCAACTGCAAGCTCTGCGATTTCGGATCGGCCAGCGTCGGATTCTCCGCCGCCGTGGCACCGGGGAAGCGGAGATCATCGGCGGTGATCATGGGATCGCCGGGGTACACGGATCCTCTGTATCTGCGGACGGGATTGGTTTCGAAGAAGAACGATGTGTACAGCTTTGGAGTTGTGGTTTTGGAGCTGATTACTGGAATTGAGGCGTTCTGCCCCGCCACCGGAGAGAGGCTCGCGGCGAGGGCGGCGAGGAACGCGGCGGAGATGGTGGATCCGAGGCTGCGAGGAGGGGAGGTGGATATGGGAGAAGTTGGAGCGATGGCGGCGCTGGCGGCCAAGTGCATTTCCGAGACGCCGGGAATTAGGCCTTCTGCTTCCGAGATTTTGACGGCGATGAGAGAAGCGATTCCGTCTCTGGCATTCGGGTTTCACAAGAAGCTTGTGTAA